One genomic segment of Pandoraea sputorum includes these proteins:
- a CDS encoding flavin reductase family protein: protein MSHPDDVHFYDPAKGHGLSHDPFKAIVAPRVIGWISSRDAQGRVNLAPYSFFGAFASFPAIIGFCSEGYKDSLANIEATREFVWNLTSKSLVEQMNRTSAPVPHEVDEFELAGLTKAPGVNVDVPHVAESPASLECKLLQIVRMHDLDGKPMNNWLALGQVVGVHIRREFLREDGLFDTAKAHPVMRAGYLGDYAEIGPMFDLRRPKA from the coding sequence ATGTCCCATCCCGACGACGTTCACTTCTACGACCCGGCCAAAGGCCACGGCCTGTCTCACGATCCGTTCAAGGCGATTGTCGCGCCGCGCGTGATCGGCTGGATTTCGAGCCGTGACGCGCAAGGCCGCGTCAATCTCGCGCCGTACAGCTTCTTCGGCGCCTTCGCCTCGTTCCCGGCCATCATCGGTTTCTGTAGCGAAGGCTACAAGGACTCCCTCGCGAACATCGAAGCCACGCGCGAGTTCGTCTGGAATCTGACGAGCAAGTCGCTCGTCGAGCAAATGAACCGGACGTCCGCCCCCGTGCCACATGAGGTCGACGAATTCGAACTGGCGGGCCTGACCAAAGCGCCTGGCGTCAATGTCGACGTGCCGCACGTGGCAGAGTCGCCCGCGTCGCTCGAATGCAAGCTGCTGCAAATCGTGCGCATGCACGATCTGGACGGCAAACCGATGAACAACTGGCTTGCGCTGGGGCAGGTGGTCGGCGTGCACATCCGCCGCGAGTTCCTGCGCGAAGACGGTCTCTTCGATACGGCCAAAGCGCATCCGGTCATGCGCGCAGGCTATCTCGGCGATTATGCCGAGATCGGTCCGATGTTCGATCTGCGACGTCCGAAGGCCTGA
- a CDS encoding cupin domain-containing protein, with product MPSAADLVASLGLMPHPEGGHYRETYRATGMVAADALPGGFSGPRSLSTAILYLLEANDFSAFHRIRSDEVWHFHLGGTLWIHEIDPSGHLTTTCLGHDVENGEQLQHVVPAGHWFAAQPAPSTNFALVGCTVAPGFAFEDFEMADPVALAAQWPSHGELIARLGRGASV from the coding sequence ATGCCGTCTGCCGCTGATCTCGTCGCCTCGCTGGGGCTGATGCCACACCCCGAGGGCGGGCATTATCGCGAGACGTACCGCGCCACCGGAATGGTCGCCGCCGACGCGCTGCCGGGCGGTTTCTCCGGTCCACGCAGCCTTTCCACTGCGATTCTCTATTTGCTCGAAGCGAACGATTTTTCCGCGTTTCATCGCATCCGCAGCGACGAAGTCTGGCACTTTCATCTCGGCGGCACGCTCTGGATTCACGAGATCGATCCCTCTGGACACCTGACGACAACATGTCTCGGGCACGATGTCGAGAACGGCGAGCAGTTGCAGCATGTGGTGCCTGCTGGTCACTGGTTCGCCGCGCAGCCCGCTCCGTCGACAAATTTTGCACTGGTCGGATGCACCGTTGCGCCGGGTTTCGCCTTCGAAGACTTCGAGATGGCCGACCCGGTGGCGCTCGCCGCGCAGTGGCCGTCGCATGGCGAGCTGATTGCGCGACTTGGGCGTGGCGCGTCTGTGTAG
- a CDS encoding DsbA family oxidoreductase — MPATLKIDFVSDVACPWCAIGLASLKTALARLGNEVEADLHFSPFELNPDMPVEGVPLADYMSRKYGLSPEQMAQNRANISARAAAEGFPMRMDLRTHAYNTFDAHRLLHWAQTVGNDKQLALKEALFRAYFVDGKRTSDPEVLVDAVQQAGLDTTRAREILSTNEYADQVRALERHYQNLGISSVPAIIFNNRHLVSGGQPPEVFEQAIRQILTEG; from the coding sequence ATGCCTGCCACTCTCAAGATTGACTTTGTCTCCGATGTTGCCTGCCCGTGGTGCGCCATCGGTCTTGCTTCATTGAAGACGGCGCTCGCCCGTCTGGGCAACGAGGTCGAAGCCGACCTGCACTTCAGCCCGTTCGAATTGAACCCCGACATGCCGGTCGAGGGCGTGCCGCTTGCCGACTACATGTCGCGCAAGTACGGTCTCTCGCCCGAGCAGATGGCGCAGAACCGGGCGAACATCAGCGCCCGTGCTGCCGCCGAAGGTTTCCCGATGCGCATGGATCTGCGCACGCACGCTTACAACACGTTCGACGCGCATCGACTGCTGCACTGGGCGCAGACGGTTGGCAACGACAAGCAGCTCGCCCTCAAGGAAGCCCTGTTCCGCGCGTACTTCGTCGATGGCAAGCGCACGAGCGATCCCGAAGTGCTCGTCGACGCCGTCCAACAGGCCGGTCTCGACACGACTCGCGCGCGCGAGATTCTGTCGACGAACGAGTATGCCGATCAGGTGCGTGCGCTGGAGCGCCACTATCAGAATCTCGGTATCAGTTCGGTACCGGCGATCATCTTCAACAACCGACATCTCGTGAGCGGCGGTCAGCCACCGGAAGTCTTCGAGCAAGCCATCCGTCAAATTCTGACCGAGGG